Proteins encoded together in one Vallitalea longa window:
- a CDS encoding ABC transporter substrate-binding protein codes for MKKISYIISMMLVVALLLAGCGNKEKDGNDTNDGNQDKDNNVVENKDPEYIGNNLKYDINSVVNNGEKIDLVLWTDQEVESFYTAAADSYMKIHDNVNIKIVVQPWGDYWTKLPLALNAGNGPDLYRSHPSFINNLKEKTYELPEDVFPMEQLKPDFPEVEKIKVDDKLYSIPLGTTFGGGIYYNKAMWTEAGLTETDIPKTWDEFAEIGKKLTKKDSKGNITQYGFSIDHTFENMIIALNLQKGEPIFKEDQFTWNFDNETTYNNIDLLKDFKEDGFMMYSDGDCEDQMGNGQVAMIYQWNWVGGYLNSSYPDVDWGFFMMPTEDGSVPPAYDTKVFEWLLSVSATDEKKREVAFDFLKYYVAENKNLIDNSMHIGVIPAKSIDISDDERLKELPNIGMANEYSDRLVFLGVIPTDEAKAKGLRSAGSDIFINNKEPKEVIKAFQKKLMEDTERNGIEYKSIENHYEYYSEFNK; via the coding sequence ATGATACAAACGATGGGAATCAAGATAAAGACAATAATGTTGTTGAAAATAAGGATCCAGAATATATTGGTAATAATTTGAAATATGATATTAATAGTGTAGTCAACAATGGTGAAAAAATTGATTTGGTATTATGGACAGACCAAGAGGTTGAAAGTTTTTATACAGCAGCAGCAGATTCATATATGAAGATTCATGACAATGTTAATATAAAAATTGTTGTTCAGCCTTGGGGAGATTATTGGACAAAACTTCCATTAGCATTAAATGCAGGAAATGGACCAGATCTTTATAGATCACACCCTTCATTTATCAATAACCTAAAAGAGAAAACATATGAATTACCAGAAGATGTTTTCCCAATGGAACAATTGAAACCAGATTTTCCAGAAGTTGAAAAAATTAAAGTTGATGATAAATTATATTCCATTCCACTAGGAACTACATTTGGAGGCGGTATCTACTATAATAAAGCTATGTGGACTGAAGCAGGCTTAACTGAAACAGATATACCTAAAACATGGGATGAATTTGCTGAAATTGGAAAGAAATTAACTAAGAAAGACAGTAAAGGTAATATTACTCAATATGGTTTCTCAATCGATCATACTTTCGAAAATATGATTATAGCTCTTAACTTACAAAAAGGAGAACCAATATTTAAAGAAGACCAATTCACTTGGAATTTCGATAATGAAACAACTTATAATAATATTGATTTGTTGAAAGACTTTAAAGAAGACGGATTCATGATGTATTCAGATGGTGATTGTGAAGACCAAATGGGTAATGGACAAGTAGCTATGATATACCAATGGAACTGGGTAGGCGGATACTTGAATAGTTCTTATCCAGATGTAGACTGGGGCTTTTTCATGATGCCAACAGAAGATGGTAGTGTACCACCAGCTTATGATACAAAAGTATTTGAATGGTTATTATCAGTTTCAGCAACTGATGAGAAAAAAAGAGAAGTAGCATTCGATTTCTTGAAATATTATGTGGCTGAAAACAAAAATCTAATTGATAATTCAATGCATATAGGTGTTATACCAGCAAAAAGTATTGATATATCAGATGATGAAAGATTGAAAGAATTACCAAATATTGGTATGGCTAATGAGTATAGTGACAGATTAGTATTCTTAGGGGTTATCCCAACTGATGAAGCAAAAGCAAAAGGATTACGAAGTGCTGGTAGCGATATTTTCATTAATAATAAGGAGCCAAAGGAAGTAATAAAGGCTTTCCAAAAGAAATTAATGGAAGATACTGAAAGAAACGGTATTGAATATAAATCCATAGAAAATCATTATGAATATTATTCTGAATTCAATAAATAA
- a CDS encoding DMT family transporter: protein MKNKIELKADIQLVVVAIIWGSGFIATEYAIQANMSVSLIMVMRFSVAALILILTSIKQLKLIKGKELKHGIIAGCILFLAFYAQTIGQSQTTVSNSAFITATNVIMVPFIVWIMTRKRPPAKSFILAVVTLLGVGILTISPKNGLSSFNFGDLMIFVCAVGFALHIAYLEIAVKSSSAKIITLIQITTAAILSSIVLVIFDLDSFYTVNWESALPAVLYLGIFSTCICYFMQTSAQKHTTASKTGIILSMEGFFGTLFSVILSLEPLTAKIIVGGAIILSAVILTEVDIKSKHKNKV, encoded by the coding sequence ATGAAAAACAAAATAGAATTAAAAGCTGATATACAACTTGTCGTTGTTGCAATCATATGGGGTAGCGGTTTTATAGCAACAGAATATGCTATTCAAGCAAATATGAGTGTATCATTGATTATGGTTATGCGTTTTAGTGTAGCAGCTTTGATTTTGATATTAACATCTATTAAACAATTGAAATTGATAAAAGGTAAAGAATTAAAGCATGGTATTATAGCTGGTTGTATACTATTTCTAGCATTTTATGCGCAGACTATAGGGCAGTCTCAAACAACTGTTTCTAATAGTGCATTTATTACTGCTACTAATGTAATTATGGTTCCATTTATTGTATGGATAATGACAAGAAAACGTCCTCCAGCGAAATCATTTATATTGGCTGTAGTTACTTTATTGGGAGTAGGAATTTTAACGATTTCACCTAAGAATGGATTATCTTCATTTAATTTTGGTGATTTAATGATTTTTGTGTGTGCTGTTGGTTTTGCATTACATATTGCTTATTTGGAAATTGCCGTAAAAAGTAGCAGTGCTAAGATAATTACATTAATTCAAATAACGACAGCTGCCATTTTATCAAGTATCGTATTAGTAATATTTGATTTGGATTCTTTTTATACAGTTAATTGGGAAAGTGCTTTACCTGCTGTTTTATATCTTGGTATTTTCAGTACTTGCATATGTTATTTTATGCAGACATCAGCTCAGAAGCATACTACTGCATCCAAAACAGGTATCATACTTTCCATGGAAGGTTTCTTTGGAACTTTATTTTCAGTAATTTTATCGCTAGAGCCATTAACTGCTAAAATTATAGTAGGTGGAGCTATTATACTAAGTGCTGTTATTCTTACTGAAGTGGATATAAAATCAAAACATAAGAATAAGGTATAA
- a CDS encoding DUF3798 domain-containing protein: MKSVRRLFSIFLVVSICISLFAGCDKKSTGDWKIGIITGTVSQNEEEYRAAQTTKQKFIDEYGEDKVILQTYPEKFMDEQETVIANIAGIAADPKVKALVVCQGVPGTSAAIDKVLETRDDLLIIVGTSGEDPNMIADRADVCFQMDELGMGTAVIDQAKKQGAETFVHYSFPRHMSYALLAARRDLFKENCEKYGIKFVDATAPDPTGDAGPSGAQQFIIEDVPKKVQQYGEDTAFFSTNCAMQPPLIKSVFQQHAIYPQPCCPSPYHGFPAALEIEIPEDKKGDTGYVIDEIRRINAENDMTGRMSTWPVPVNMMFIEAGAQYAKQWIEGKFKEKINEEKIKECFTDYAKTDDGEEIAINISLLEENGKQFDNYFLVLIDFIDL; the protein is encoded by the coding sequence ATGAAATCAGTAAGGAGATTATTTTCGATTTTTCTTGTTGTATCTATATGCATTTCATTATTTGCTGGATGTGACAAGAAATCTACAGGTGACTGGAAGATAGGTATCATCACAGGTACTGTATCTCAAAATGAGGAAGAATACAGAGCAGCACAGACAACTAAGCAAAAGTTTATTGATGAATATGGTGAAGATAAGGTTATTCTTCAGACTTACCCAGAGAAATTTATGGATGAGCAAGAAACAGTTATAGCTAATATAGCTGGTATTGCTGCTGATCCAAAAGTGAAAGCACTTGTTGTATGCCAAGGAGTTCCAGGTACATCGGCTGCAATAGATAAAGTTCTAGAGACAAGAGATGATCTATTAATTATTGTTGGTACATCAGGAGAAGATCCTAATATGATAGCAGATAGAGCAGATGTTTGTTTCCAAATGGATGAACTGGGAATGGGTACAGCAGTTATTGATCAAGCAAAAAAACAAGGTGCAGAAACATTTGTACATTATTCTTTCCCAAGACATATGTCTTATGCTTTACTTGCAGCAAGAAGAGATCTATTCAAAGAAAATTGTGAGAAATATGGTATAAAATTCGTTGATGCTACTGCTCCAGATCCAACAGGAGATGCGGGTCCTTCGGGTGCACAACAATTCATTATTGAAGACGTACCTAAAAAAGTTCAACAATATGGAGAAGATACAGCATTTTTCTCAACTAACTGTGCTATGCAGCCACCACTTATCAAATCAGTATTTCAGCAACATGCTATTTATCCACAACCATGTTGTCCATCACCATATCATGGATTTCCTGCAGCTCTAGAAATAGAAATACCAGAAGACAAAAAAGGTGACACAGGTTATGTTATAGATGAAATAAGAAGAATCAATGCGGAAAATGATATGACAGGTAGAATGTCCACATGGCCTGTTCCAGTAAATATGATGTTTATTGAAGCAGGGGCGCAATATGCGAAACAATGGATAGAGGGTAAGTTCAAAGAAAAAATTAATGAAGAAAAAATAAAAGAATGCTTTACTGATTATGCCAAGACAGATGATGGTGAGGAAATTGCTATTAATATATCACTATTAGAGGAAAATGGTAAACAATTTGATAATTATTTCTTAGTTTTAATTGATTTTATAGATCTATAG
- a CDS encoding helix-turn-helix transcriptional regulator, protein MHKQRIHSFDELCPFIREVGLQHQDSWRHKSRKIYDHQFLYCFKGTANVKILDRYYKIKRGDLILIQPNTSHEFWVDEDLLGELYWFHCDFFYYNDKEWHYDFYNDAEKYVTLFGEILKYTEHMRENPVFEDGYMLPEYMRFNNPDEVEYLFRRIYNAYIKQDDYWQISAKIYFLEILRHVIKQTNNKKENGNKKLYVVNQIKAYIARNYYKKLSVGDICRDTGLNSEYASRIFKQLQGEKLVEYLNKYRIAQAKKLFLEMDLNVADIADMVGFNNENYFCSVFKKYEGKTPVKAREDLLELYYSL, encoded by the coding sequence ATGCATAAACAAAGAATACATTCATTTGATGAATTATGTCCATTCATACGTGAAGTAGGATTACAACATCAAGATTCTTGGAGACACAAGTCTAGAAAAATATACGATCATCAATTTTTATATTGTTTTAAAGGAACAGCTAATGTAAAAATATTAGATAGGTATTACAAAATTAAAAGAGGTGATTTGATTCTTATACAACCTAATACATCTCATGAATTTTGGGTTGATGAGGATTTATTAGGAGAATTATATTGGTTTCATTGTGATTTCTTCTATTATAACGATAAAGAATGGCATTATGATTTTTATAATGATGCAGAAAAGTATGTTACACTTTTTGGTGAAATCCTTAAATATACGGAACATATGAGAGAAAATCCAGTTTTTGAAGATGGATATATGCTACCGGAGTATATGAGATTCAATAATCCTGACGAAGTTGAATATTTGTTCAGAAGAATATATAATGCATATATTAAACAAGATGATTACTGGCAGATATCTGCAAAGATTTATTTCTTAGAGATTCTTAGACATGTAATTAAACAAACCAATAACAAAAAAGAAAACGGAAACAAAAAACTATATGTCGTTAACCAGATAAAAGCATATATAGCAAGGAATTATTACAAAAAATTATCTGTTGGTGATATTTGCAGAGATACAGGACTGAATTCAGAGTATGCCAGTAGAATATTCAAACAGCTTCAAGGGGAAAAGTTAGTAGAATATTTGAACAAATATAGAATAGCTCAAGCTAAAAAATTATTTTTGGAAATGGACCTGAATGTTGCTGATATAGCAGATATGGTAGGTTTCAATAATGAAAATTATTTTTGCAGTGTGTTTAAGAAATATGAAGGCAAAACACCTGTGAAGGCTAGAGAAGATTTATTGGAGCTATATTATTCTTTATAA
- a CDS encoding glycoside hydrolase family 2 TIM barrel-domain containing protein, which translates to MILEWSEEMFQLSNFDWSNNNILYKNRKPSRAHFYPYGDENSALEFDSKLSDRIVDLNGEWDFKWFNSPLKVTNDELNNPSYDEYSKIKVPLNWQYDGYGKFIYTDLWYPFPVDPPNIPSLDNETGIYRRKIMVENHMLDNLSIRFEGVESAFHLYINGQKVGYSQGSRMPSEFDITTYVHEGENDLYVVVYQYSDGTYLEDQDMWWLGGIIRDVYLIIRKKSYISNINLDTDFDIEKSTGILNIKSKIVGENTKLDINIYENDRLIKSIKDAEQNFKMYIDNVKAWNAEEPFLYTVIANLKTAEGITIESIPQKIGFRSLAIIDGNLLLNGTKILMKGVNRHEYSPLNGRAVTYEQTLRELKLIKDNGMNAIRTSHYPNNPFFYDICDEFGIYVIDEADLETHGFEIIKQDTRLCNDEKWLPSYIDRIERVVERDRNHTCVILWSLGNESSYGNNFKKMYEWCKKNEPIRPVHYEGDFKNESIDVSSTMYSSVGSLYELDTQLSPKRPHILCEFAHAMGNGPGSLKEYYTLVEKSNRVQGIFVWEFKDQGVYQKDNKGNERYYFGGEFGEKFHNGNFCMDGLLMADSTPTPGFYEYAKVIENVHVVDFSWDKQYIKVKNRWDFLNLDSFDLVCTIIENDKEMKTKTIKMPVANPHETVYIKIDDDLYISDNEDDVWLDVQFVLNKDLVWAEKGWKAGSERLLINNYRPKKISNLKPAEIIEKENVLSISGKGFNFDISLIDGRIYNYTVNDKLIIDKGPELNFYRAFTDNDIENKKEWNEKHIHSMIMSVYNVNQNSDGDLLELVLKGKFAPKALEWSSFVTITYKVSYDGNININYDGFFSGDKPGHLPKLGSQMKISKEFINILYHGKGPGECYCDSKSNAKDGIYSLTFEEMEFGYLSPQENGNRTDVKWAVLTNDNEEGFAVGTDKSMDFSVRDVEDDNLIKEKYHCDLNREDYLLVNCDMRNSGLGSQSCGPDRMNQYKVFTIPFNWNLSIVPIKNNVSKIAIGREAIDYVNTVIN; encoded by the coding sequence ATGATTTTAGAATGGAGTGAAGAGATGTTTCAACTTTCGAATTTTGATTGGAGTAATAATAATATATTATATAAAAATAGAAAACCTTCAAGAGCACATTTCTATCCTTATGGAGATGAAAATTCGGCTTTAGAATTTGATAGTAAATTATCAGATAGGATTGTTGATTTAAACGGAGAGTGGGATTTCAAATGGTTCAATTCTCCTTTAAAGGTTACTAATGACGAATTAAACAATCCCAGTTATGATGAATATAGTAAAATAAAAGTTCCGTTGAATTGGCAGTATGATGGTTATGGAAAATTTATTTATACTGATTTGTGGTATCCTTTCCCAGTAGACCCACCGAACATACCATCATTAGATAATGAGACAGGTATTTATAGAAGAAAAATAATGGTTGAAAATCATATGCTTGATAATTTGTCAATTAGATTTGAGGGAGTTGAAAGTGCTTTTCATCTATATATTAATGGTCAGAAAGTTGGTTATAGTCAAGGTAGCCGTATGCCAAGCGAATTTGATATAACAACTTATGTTCATGAAGGAGAAAATGATTTATATGTAGTGGTATATCAATATTCAGATGGTACATATCTAGAAGATCAGGATATGTGGTGGCTTGGTGGTATTATTAGAGATGTATACTTGATTATAAGAAAAAAATCATATATAAGTAATATTAATTTAGATACAGATTTTGATATTGAAAAATCAACCGGTATACTAAATATCAAAAGTAAAATAGTCGGTGAAAATACTAAATTAGATATTAATATTTATGAAAATGATAGATTGATCAAATCCATAAAGGATGCAGAACAAAATTTCAAAATGTATATTGATAATGTAAAAGCATGGAACGCAGAAGAACCATTTTTATATACGGTCATTGCTAATCTAAAAACAGCAGAGGGTATAACAATTGAATCAATTCCACAAAAAATAGGATTTAGAAGTTTAGCTATCATAGATGGTAATCTATTACTTAATGGTACCAAAATCCTAATGAAAGGTGTTAATAGACATGAATATTCACCTTTAAATGGAAGAGCAGTTACTTATGAGCAAACATTGAGAGAATTAAAATTAATTAAAGATAATGGCATGAATGCAATAAGAACTTCTCATTATCCCAACAATCCATTTTTTTATGATATATGTGATGAATTCGGTATATATGTTATTGACGAAGCTGATTTAGAGACACACGGTTTTGAAATAATTAAACAAGATACAAGGTTATGTAATGATGAGAAATGGTTACCTTCATATATTGACAGAATTGAAAGAGTAGTTGAAAGAGATAGAAATCATACATGTGTCATACTATGGTCGTTAGGAAATGAATCATCTTATGGAAATAATTTTAAGAAAATGTATGAATGGTGTAAAAAAAATGAACCTATCAGACCTGTACACTATGAGGGAGATTTTAAAAACGAATCTATTGATGTTAGTAGCACAATGTATTCTTCTGTAGGTTCGTTATATGAATTAGATACACAATTGTCACCTAAAAGACCTCATATATTATGTGAGTTTGCTCATGCAATGGGTAATGGTCCTGGAAGTCTAAAAGAATATTACACCTTAGTTGAAAAATCAAATCGTGTCCAAGGCATATTTGTATGGGAATTTAAAGATCAGGGAGTTTATCAAAAAGATAATAAAGGAAATGAACGTTATTATTTTGGAGGTGAATTTGGAGAGAAATTTCATAATGGGAATTTTTGTATGGATGGTCTGTTAATGGCAGACTCAACACCTACACCTGGTTTCTATGAGTATGCAAAAGTCATTGAAAATGTTCATGTAGTAGATTTTTCGTGGGATAAGCAGTATATCAAAGTAAAGAACAGATGGGATTTCTTGAACCTTGATTCTTTTGATTTAGTGTGTACTATAATTGAAAATGATAAAGAAATGAAAACTAAAACAATAAAAATGCCTGTTGCTAATCCTCATGAAACAGTTTATATTAAGATAGATGATGATTTATATATTTCAGATAATGAAGATGATGTGTGGTTAGATGTACAATTTGTATTAAATAAAGATCTAGTATGGGCTGAAAAAGGTTGGAAAGCCGGAAGCGAAAGACTTTTGATAAATAATTATAGACCTAAGAAAATATCTAATCTCAAACCAGCTGAAATAATTGAAAAAGAAAATGTTCTATCAATAAGTGGAAAAGGATTTAATTTTGATATATCTTTAATAGATGGCAGGATTTATAATTATACTGTTAATGATAAATTAATTATTGATAAAGGTCCAGAACTTAATTTCTATAGAGCATTTACAGATAATGACATTGAAAATAAAAAAGAATGGAACGAAAAACATATCCATTCTATGATAATGAGTGTTTACAATGTTAATCAAAATAGCGATGGTGATTTATTGGAACTAGTTTTAAAGGGTAAATTCGCACCAAAAGCATTAGAATGGAGTTCTTTTGTAACGATTACTTACAAAGTATCTTATGATGGCAATATTAATATTAACTATGATGGCTTTTTTAGTGGTGATAAACCTGGACATCTGCCAAAACTAGGTTCTCAAATGAAAATAAGTAAAGAATTTATCAACATCTTGTATCATGGTAAAGGTCCAGGAGAATGTTATTGTGACAGTAAATCTAATGCAAAAGATGGTATTTACAGCTTAACTTTTGAAGAAATGGAGTTTGGATATCTATCTCCTCAAGAAAATGGAAATAGGACAGACGTTAAATGGGCTGTATTAACAAATGATAATGAAGAAGGTTTTGCAGTAGGAACTGATAAGAGCATGGATTTTAGTGTTAGAGATGTTGAAGATGATAACCTTATAAAAGAAAAATATCATTGTGATTTAAATAGAGAAGATTATCTATTGGTGAATTGCGATATGAGAAATTCTGGTTTAGGCAGTCAGAGCTGTGGTCCAGATAGAATGAATCAATATAAAGTGTTTACTATACCATTTAACTGGAACTTATCTATTGTACCGATTAAGAATAATGTTAGTAAAATAGCTATTGGAAGAGAAGCTATTGATTATGTTAATACGGTCATAAATTAA
- a CDS encoding glycoside hydrolase family 65 protein — protein MAYKNKFTSEIQNIISEDEWIIEEDNYDPRENLVYETLFGLASGYMGNRGSHEEGDVRRTLPANYIHGIFDRSEAFQRELCNTPDWNKLKMYYECEQIGIESGKDVKEYVRILDMKKGLVAKHYVSTAYDGRETRIEIIKFLSRKNPRCGAFKVFVTPLNYEGVIEFENIIDGTVTNFIDFPRFRVKHLSTEQVCEFSDFGCYLESNTRDDKTPIGTGTAVEIKDNDGNDRLKSRTFKKFGEIACEFLDADVKQGETIVIEKYANICTGRESDNVKDTVLNDLETFVKKGFDNELEDHIKEYYKLWDMADLQITGDEKMQKALRFNIFHVMSTPNPNDPSTNIGAKLIHGEEYGGHAFWDTELFILPFFNYVFPEVAHNLVEYRYRLLDKARENANKNGYEGAKYPWESADTGDEECPEWTIEPDGTCYRCYVADYEHHVTAAVAYGANRYYKFTKDKEFLDGMGLELIVETGRFWVSRLEYNEQEDRYEITKVTGPDEWHEPVDNNAYTNHLAKWNINQALKYLKYYKENDKVMYNNLLNKIKLDEDELIIWKDKVDKIYIKDKEGLIEQYDGYFNLVDAEIDEWDKNGMPILPKSLEAVKKEDRCILKQADVVMLMFLMEYDYDIDTQRTNFEYYEKRTLHRSSLSPSIHCLMGLRVGDYERAYEYLCRSAYVDMTNNQGNTREGIHAASAGGSWQCVTLGYCGMSVDNNGTLVFNPKLPDNWEKVSYSINWRGSILRILITQDDVIINSDNCNGSFKYIVDGEERIYGGA, from the coding sequence ATGGCATATAAAAACAAGTTTACAAGTGAAATACAGAACATAATATCAGAAGATGAGTGGATTATAGAAGAGGATAATTATGATCCTAGAGAAAATCTCGTATATGAAACATTATTTGGATTAGCAAGTGGCTATATGGGAAATAGAGGTAGCCATGAAGAAGGAGATGTAAGAAGAACTCTTCCAGCAAATTACATTCATGGTATATTTGATAGGTCAGAAGCTTTTCAAAGAGAATTATGTAACACTCCTGATTGGAATAAATTGAAAATGTATTATGAGTGTGAACAGATTGGTATTGAGAGTGGTAAAGATGTTAAAGAATATGTAAGAATTCTTGATATGAAAAAAGGTCTTGTAGCTAAACATTATGTTTCAACTGCTTATGATGGTAGAGAGACAAGGATAGAGATTATTAAATTCCTCAGTAGAAAAAATCCAAGATGTGGAGCTTTTAAGGTATTTGTCACACCATTAAATTATGAGGGTGTTATAGAATTTGAAAATATAATTGATGGAACAGTAACTAACTTCATAGATTTTCCTAGATTCAGAGTTAAACATCTAAGTACAGAACAAGTATGTGAGTTTAGTGATTTCGGTTGTTATCTGGAAAGTAATACGAGAGATGATAAAACCCCTATAGGAACAGGAACTGCTGTTGAAATTAAAGATAATGATGGTAATGATAGATTGAAAAGCAGGACATTCAAGAAGTTTGGTGAAATAGCTTGTGAGTTTTTGGATGCTGATGTTAAGCAAGGTGAAACCATAGTTATAGAAAAATATGCTAATATTTGTACTGGTAGAGAATCGGACAATGTAAAAGATACAGTCCTAAATGATCTAGAAACTTTTGTAAAAAAAGGTTTTGATAATGAGTTGGAAGATCATATAAAAGAATATTATAAATTATGGGATATGGCAGATCTACAGATTACTGGGGATGAAAAAATGCAGAAAGCATTAAGATTCAATATTTTCCATGTAATGAGTACTCCTAATCCTAATGATCCTTCTACTAATATTGGAGCGAAACTTATTCATGGTGAAGAATATGGAGGACATGCTTTTTGGGATACAGAATTATTCATTCTCCCATTTTTCAATTATGTATTTCCAGAAGTAGCTCATAATCTAGTGGAATATAGATATCGTCTTCTTGATAAAGCAAGAGAAAATGCTAATAAAAATGGATATGAAGGTGCTAAATATCCATGGGAATCAGCTGATACAGGTGATGAGGAATGTCCAGAATGGACAATAGAACCAGATGGAACATGTTACAGATGTTATGTAGCAGATTACGAACACCATGTTACAGCTGCTGTTGCATATGGTGCCAATAGATATTATAAGTTCACTAAGGATAAAGAATTTTTAGATGGAATGGGTCTTGAATTAATAGTCGAAACTGGAAGATTCTGGGTTTCTAGATTAGAATATAATGAACAAGAGGACAGATATGAAATAACTAAAGTAACAGGACCAGATGAATGGCATGAACCAGTAGATAATAATGCTTATACTAATCATTTAGCAAAATGGAATATTAATCAAGCATTAAAATATTTGAAGTATTATAAAGAAAATGATAAAGTAATGTATAATAATCTTTTAAATAAAATCAAACTTGACGAAGATGAATTGATAATATGGAAAGATAAAGTCGATAAAATCTATATTAAAGATAAAGAAGGACTAATCGAACAGTACGATGGTTACTTTAATCTAGTTGATGCTGAGATTGATGAATGGGATAAAAATGGTATGCCGATTTTACCAAAATCACTTGAAGCAGTAAAAAAAGAAGATAGATGTATACTTAAGCAAGCTGATGTAGTGATGCTTATGTTTTTAATGGAATATGATTATGATATTGATACACAGAGAACCAATTTCGAGTATTATGAAAAAAGAACTTTACATCGTTCTTCATTAAGCCCAAGTATTCACTGTTTAATGGGTTTACGTGTTGGAGATTATGAAAGAGCGTATGAATATCTTTGTCGTTCAGCATATGTTGATATGACAAACAATCAAGGTAATACACGTGAAGGAATCCATGCAGCTTCTGCTGGAGGGTCTTGGCAGTGTGTCACACTAGGTTACTGCGGGATGTCTGTTGATAATAACGGTACTTTAGTGTTTAATCCTAAGTTGCCGGATAACTGGGAAAAAGTTAGTTATTCTATCAATTGGAGAGGTAGTATTCTCAGAATTTTAATTACGCAAGATGACGTAATAATAAATTCAGATAACTGTAATGGTTCTTTCAAATATATAGTTGATGGTGAAGAACGTATTTATGGAGGAGCATAA